In Anolis carolinensis isolate JA03-04 chromosome 4, rAnoCar3.1.pri, whole genome shotgun sequence, the genomic window TTGAACTATATTTTCTGAAGTGAATGAAAGCAAGTAAGACTAATAGCCTCGGCAGCCAAAACTGCAGTATTGAAAGTTTCAGATAGAACGAATAggattttttgggttgtattttGCAGTTTACATAGGATCAGTGGCTGTCTTAATCTCAAGGATTTCTTCTTCGGGCTTTGCATTTTGCTGTTCTTAAGCCTATTAAAATTCTGTGCTGTTTCCTAGCAATAACATGTCATTTCTACTCCTCCTTTATtaaaaaggaaatgttttttCTTCATCCTGAACGCTAAAGCTGTGACCCAGCTTTCCCGTTTAACTGTAGACACCTGTTCCTCTTGAAATATCCATGTAATGCTTGAGAGGGATTCGGGAGGAAAAACAGGATGAGACAAAGATCAAAGTTGATCACGTTTTATTTGAGTCTGAAATATGAGCATGTGACAGTGGACTAAGAGCTGGGACCAGGAAATGCCATTTCATTTTTGCTTCAACAAAAACATGCGTTCATTTTCCACTATAATGCACAGTTTTGGAAGCTGTGTTGGAGCAAGTCCCATAGAACAGAGAAAGGTGTGCTGTAGGTAAGACAAAAATGAGGTTTTTATAAAtcctgattttttattttaaaaaacctaaggGGTATAGCTTTGCACTCTTAAAGAAAACCTGAGCATTTGTAATTAAATGGGGGTGCACTTCCTTATTTTGCATATCAGAAATACTCGGTTTTTCAGATATTTGTATTTCTAGTGATGCCCTATTAGTGGTCTGACATTACCACTTTGCATTTAAGAGCAATATCAGTGTTAGATGCTGTAAGAAAGAATTTGGATTTTTGGATCGTTTAGATAAGATAAGAATCATTTAGATAAGAATTTGGATCGTTTAGATAAGATTTTATCCTTTTGAAGTGTAAATTTACTCTTGGGCTACAAAAGAAGACATGTTCTCTGTGATtatgggctcttccagacagtccctataccccaggatctgatccaaggttttctgctttaaactggattatatgagtctccactgccagataatatgagataaacagaaaacctgggattagatcctgggatatagggcttgtctggaatggcgctatgtatgtatgtaagatTATTTGTCTTAATTGTCAAATAATTTCACATACATGCATTttgaaatttgttttttttttcattttatgtcaGACTCCTTAGGACAGAGGCAAATACACACACAGAAAAACTAAGTTTCTGCAGTATTTGATCTATTTCTCAGAAAAATCCCCACGCTGCCAAGATACCGTTTATTAATTTTGCAACAATCCGTGGATCAAGCATAAAGTAAATCGTTTTGAGAAATCTAAACTCCCGAACTTCAAAGGAATCCTTTAATGTGACAAAATACTGCATTTCAAAAACAGTTGTGGAACATCCTAGCGAGAACCCCATTATGAATCAAGGCGTTTGGATCTTTTCTTGCTTCTTTTGGATTTAATTTCCTGATGGACAGTTGCTTTATGAAGATCTTACTGAATGGTGATTCCAGTATGTGAGCAGTGGAGCAGATGTTTCAACTAAACATTTCCTGCAAAGATAAGAAAGACTCCCATAGGAAAGCAACATAGAGAAGCAGCTTGGATTAGTTGCtgtgtttttctttcctctttttactCCACCCACTTAGTCTCTTCAGGTGGGTGTGAACAACTGATACAGAGCTGAGCTAATTCTTTGCTGTTGGATACTAAGTCTCTTGCCAGCCACCATTCACAAAGTGTGCTGACAAAATGATGGAAGAAATATCCATTGTAGTGGCCTACGACTCCCATGTTTTTAGCCTGCGGTGTGATGAAGACCTTCTGTCCAGCATGGTTGCAGTCAGCAAACCCAAACATGTGGTAAGTGTCTAGATTGTGAAATGTTACTCTTCCCAACCGATCTCTAAACTTGTTTATCTTCTTGTTAACTTGGCAAGGATCCCAAATGAATACCGTTGTCAAACCTTTCAGGCTATATTATGTGAATATTTCTTTGTCAAGCACGTGTGAGAATGTACTTTAGTTAGCCTGTACACCCTTGACACTCCTAAACTAATAGAGATGTTGGCATACTTTACTTTTCTTGTTTGACTGATGAGTATCATTTGCACAAAAATAATCTCACAATATCTTTATTTTCtgtatggaaaaagaaaaggaaaagtatgtatgtatgtatgtatgtatgtatgtatgttttatttcatttggaaATGAAGCCTTAAAAGTTAAGCTTCTAGGAAAAGCAGGGTTTTCAAGAGATAAGGATGTGCATGTACAGTATAATCTCACAAAAGGAAATACAGTTTGGTTTTTGTGCCACATGTACACT contains:
- the rabgap1l gene encoding rab GTPase-activating protein 1-like isoform X6, with product MMEEISIVVAYDSHVFSLRCDEDLLSSMVAVSKPKHVVPTKKLKKYEREYQAMRENQLQQEDPLDQYKFICL